In Bythopirellula goksoeyrii, a single window of DNA contains:
- a CDS encoding prephenate dehydrogenase, whose translation MSVATNVTIVGVGLIGGSIGLALRERKLATRVVGCGRRQESLDKALAVGAIDKGSTDLAASVADAQIVIVATPVASVVEHVCQIVAATKAELITDVGSTKTLICRQIEEKLSSSKAQFVGSHPLAGDHRTGPENARADLFADRTVVVTPTDATPAELTRLAREFWKSLGAHVLEMDPEQHDRAVGATSHLPHLVASALAANTPAEYLPLAATGWADTTRIAAGDPELWTQIFAQNAPAVLEELDRLIEQLAKLRTELANSEWRPLQETLERAKQVRDALGN comes from the coding sequence ATGTCAGTAGCCACGAATGTAACTATTGTCGGGGTTGGTCTAATCGGAGGATCGATTGGCTTGGCACTGCGGGAGCGAAAGTTGGCTACAAGGGTCGTCGGCTGCGGACGTCGCCAGGAATCACTCGACAAAGCATTGGCTGTGGGAGCGATCGACAAAGGATCGACCGACCTTGCCGCGTCGGTGGCGGATGCCCAGATTGTGATTGTAGCCACCCCGGTGGCGTCTGTGGTGGAACACGTCTGTCAAATAGTTGCTGCTACCAAGGCAGAACTGATAACCGACGTCGGTAGCACCAAAACCCTGATTTGCCGACAGATCGAGGAGAAACTCTCAAGTTCGAAGGCGCAATTTGTCGGAAGCCATCCGCTAGCGGGCGATCATCGCACGGGGCCGGAGAACGCACGGGCTGATTTATTCGCCGACCGCACTGTGGTCGTTACACCTACCGATGCAACGCCGGCTGAGCTGACTCGGCTGGCAAGAGAGTTTTGGAAGTCGTTGGGCGCCCATGTTCTGGAAATGGATCCCGAGCAGCACGATCGTGCGGTGGGAGCGACCAGCCACTTGCCACATTTGGTTGCGTCGGCCTTGGCAGCCAATACCCCTGCAGAATATTTGCCACTGGCGGCAACCGGATGGGCTGACACGACACGTATCGCGGCGGGGGACCCCGAATTGTGGACCCAGATATTCGCCCAAAACGCCCCGGCAGTGCTGGAAGAGCTTGATCGCTTGATTGAGCAGCTTGCCAAACTACGCACTGAACTGGCAAACTCTGAGTGGCGACCACTTCAAGAAACTTTGGAAAGAGCAAAACAGGTTCGAGATGCTTTGGGAAATTGA